A genome region from Prinia subflava isolate CZ2003 ecotype Zambia chromosome 12, Cam_Psub_1.2, whole genome shotgun sequence includes the following:
- the LOC134557340 gene encoding uncharacterized protein LOC134557340 isoform X1, with protein MDKMWQHKVQGQRHWHSHLDTYKMLCAGKKSYFAAAVCIITVTSMLAVPYLRLQRLSHQPKVIQEGRRCGGKIANSTITALKGNKTFIISPYFDDRESKVTRLIGIVHHEDVKQLYCWFCCQPSGKIYVSKAKIDVHSDRFGFPYGAADIVCMEPENCDPTHVSIHQFPYGNTDQLPRFEIKNRKAETFSVDFTVCISTMFGNYNNVLQFIQSMEMYKILGVQKVVIYKNNCSHLMEKVLKFYIEEGTVEIIPWPINSHLRVSSKWQFMQDGTHIGYYGQITALNDCIYRNMERSKFVVLNDADEIILPLKHPNWKAMMSSLQEQNPGTSVFLFENHIFPETVSSHMFNISSWNTVPGVNILQHVYREPDRKDVINPRKMIVDPRKVIQTSVHSVLRAYGKSANVPMDVALIYHCREALQRDLPRESLIRDTTLWRYNSSLIKNVNKVLSQIML; from the exons ATGGATAAG atGTGGCAGCATAAAGTACAAGGACAAAGACATTGGCATTCACATTTAGATACGTACAAAATGTTGTGTGCTGGGAAAAAATCttactttgctgctgctgtgtgcattATTACTGTAACTTCAATGCTCGCAGTTCCTTATCTGCGGTTACAGAGACTTTCTCATCAGCCAAAAGTAATTCAAGAAGGTAGAAGATGTGGAGGGAAAATTGCCAATAGCACAATAACAGCATTAAAAGGTAACAAAACTTTTATTATATCCCCATACTTTGATGACAGAGAAAGCAAAGTCACTCGTCTGATTGGAATTGTTCACCATGAAGATGTAAAACAACTGTACTGCTGGTTCTGCTGTCAGCCCAGTGGAAAGATATATGtatcaaaagcaaaaattgaTGTTCACTCAGATAGATTTGGATTCCCTTATGGTGCAGCAGATATTGTTTGTATGGAACCTGAAAATTGTGATCCAACACATGTATCAATTCATCAGTTTCCATATGGAAATACTGACCAGCTGCCAAGGTTTGAAATTAAAAACCGCAAGGCTGAGACCTTTTCTGTTGACTTCACTGTGTGCATTTCTACCATGTTTGGAAACTACAACAATGTCTTGCAGTTCATACAGAGTATGGAAATGTACAAGATTCTTGGAGTACAGAAAGTGGTGATCTATAAGAACAACTGCAGCCATCTGATGGAGAAAGTCTTGAAATTTTATATAGAAGAAGGAACTGTTGAGATAATTCCCTGGCCAATAAACTCACACCTCAGGGTTTCTTCTAAATGGCAGTTCATGCAAGATGGAACACACATAGGATACTATGGACAAATCACGGCTCTAAATGACTGTATATACCGTAACATGGAAAGGAGCAAGTTTGTGGTCCTTAATGATGCTGATGAAATAATTCTTCCTCTTAAACACCCAAACTGGAAAGCAATGATGAGCAGTCTTCAGGAACAAAACCCAGGGACTAGTGTTTTCCTCTTTGAGAACCATATCTTCCCAGAAACGGTATCTTCTCACATGTTTAACATTTCGTCTTGGAATACTGTGCCGGGTGTTAACATATTACAGCATGTATATAGAGAGCCTGACAGGAAAGATGTAATCAATCCCAGGAAAATGATAGTTGATCCACGAAAGGTGATTCAGACTTCAGTCCATTCTGTCCTACGTGCTTACGGGAAGAGTGCAAATGTTCCCATGGATGTTGCTCTCATTTATCACTGTCGGGAGGCCCTACAAAGAGACCTTCCCAGAGAATCTCTCATCAGGGATACAACACTGTGGAGATATAACTCATCATTAATCAAGAATGTTAACAAGGTGCTATCTCAAATCATGCTGTGA
- the LOC134557340 gene encoding uncharacterized protein LOC134557340 isoform X2 produces the protein MWQHKVQGQRHWHSHLDTYKMLCAGKKSYFAAAVCIITVTSMLAVPYLRLQRLSHQPKVIQEGRRCGGKIANSTITALKGNKTFIISPYFDDRESKVTRLIGIVHHEDVKQLYCWFCCQPSGKIYVSKAKIDVHSDRFGFPYGAADIVCMEPENCDPTHVSIHQFPYGNTDQLPRFEIKNRKAETFSVDFTVCISTMFGNYNNVLQFIQSMEMYKILGVQKVVIYKNNCSHLMEKVLKFYIEEGTVEIIPWPINSHLRVSSKWQFMQDGTHIGYYGQITALNDCIYRNMERSKFVVLNDADEIILPLKHPNWKAMMSSLQEQNPGTSVFLFENHIFPETVSSHMFNISSWNTVPGVNILQHVYREPDRKDVINPRKMIVDPRKVIQTSVHSVLRAYGKSANVPMDVALIYHCREALQRDLPRESLIRDTTLWRYNSSLIKNVNKVLSQIML, from the coding sequence atGTGGCAGCATAAAGTACAAGGACAAAGACATTGGCATTCACATTTAGATACGTACAAAATGTTGTGTGCTGGGAAAAAATCttactttgctgctgctgtgtgcattATTACTGTAACTTCAATGCTCGCAGTTCCTTATCTGCGGTTACAGAGACTTTCTCATCAGCCAAAAGTAATTCAAGAAGGTAGAAGATGTGGAGGGAAAATTGCCAATAGCACAATAACAGCATTAAAAGGTAACAAAACTTTTATTATATCCCCATACTTTGATGACAGAGAAAGCAAAGTCACTCGTCTGATTGGAATTGTTCACCATGAAGATGTAAAACAACTGTACTGCTGGTTCTGCTGTCAGCCCAGTGGAAAGATATATGtatcaaaagcaaaaattgaTGTTCACTCAGATAGATTTGGATTCCCTTATGGTGCAGCAGATATTGTTTGTATGGAACCTGAAAATTGTGATCCAACACATGTATCAATTCATCAGTTTCCATATGGAAATACTGACCAGCTGCCAAGGTTTGAAATTAAAAACCGCAAGGCTGAGACCTTTTCTGTTGACTTCACTGTGTGCATTTCTACCATGTTTGGAAACTACAACAATGTCTTGCAGTTCATACAGAGTATGGAAATGTACAAGATTCTTGGAGTACAGAAAGTGGTGATCTATAAGAACAACTGCAGCCATCTGATGGAGAAAGTCTTGAAATTTTATATAGAAGAAGGAACTGTTGAGATAATTCCCTGGCCAATAAACTCACACCTCAGGGTTTCTTCTAAATGGCAGTTCATGCAAGATGGAACACACATAGGATACTATGGACAAATCACGGCTCTAAATGACTGTATATACCGTAACATGGAAAGGAGCAAGTTTGTGGTCCTTAATGATGCTGATGAAATAATTCTTCCTCTTAAACACCCAAACTGGAAAGCAATGATGAGCAGTCTTCAGGAACAAAACCCAGGGACTAGTGTTTTCCTCTTTGAGAACCATATCTTCCCAGAAACGGTATCTTCTCACATGTTTAACATTTCGTCTTGGAATACTGTGCCGGGTGTTAACATATTACAGCATGTATATAGAGAGCCTGACAGGAAAGATGTAATCAATCCCAGGAAAATGATAGTTGATCCACGAAAGGTGATTCAGACTTCAGTCCATTCTGTCCTACGTGCTTACGGGAAGAGTGCAAATGTTCCCATGGATGTTGCTCTCATTTATCACTGTCGGGAGGCCCTACAAAGAGACCTTCCCAGAGAATCTCTCATCAGGGATACAACACTGTGGAGATATAACTCATCATTAATCAAGAATGTTAACAAGGTGCTATCTCAAATCATGCTGTGA
- the FBXW2 gene encoding F-box/WD repeat-containing protein 2 isoform X3: MKQLKDHEAFETSSLIGHSARVYALYYKDGLLCTGSDDLSAKLWDVSTGQCIYGIQTHTCAAVKFDEQKLVTGSFDNTVACWEWSSGAKTQHFRGHSGAVFSVDYNDELDILVSGSADFTVKVWALSTGTCLNTLTGHTEWVTKVVLQKCKVKSLMHSPGDYILLSADKYEIKIWPIGREINCKCLRTLSVSEDRSISLQPRLHFDGKYIVCSSALGLYQWDFASYDILRVIKPPDFSNVSLLGFGEIFALLFDNRYLYIMDLRTEKLISRWPLPEYRKSKRGSSFLAGEMSWLNGLNGQNDTGLVFATSMPDHSIHLVLWKEHG, from the exons ATGAAGCAACTGAAGGACCACGAAGCCTTTGAGACATCCTCTTTAATTGGACACAGTGCCAGAGTATATGCACTTTACTATAAAGATGGACTTCTGTGTACAG GATCAGATGACTTGTCTGCAAAACTGTGGGATGTTAGCACAGGTCAGTGCATATATGGTATCCAGACACACACTTGTGCTGCAGTGAAGTTTGACGAACAAAAGCTTGTAACAGGATCTTTCGATAACACAGTAGCCTGTTGGGAATGGAGCTCTGGGGCAAAGACACAGCATTTTAGAGGACATTCTGGTGCAG TTTTTAGTGTGGATTACAATGATGAACTTGATATTCTGGTCAGTGGTTCTGCAGACTTCACTGTGAAAGTATGGGCCTTATCAACAGGAACGTGCCTGAATACCCTTACTGGACACACAGAATGGGTCACTAAG GTCGTTTTGCAGAAGTGCAAAGTCAAATCTCTTATGCATAGTCCTGGGGATTATATTCTCCTAAGTGCAGATAAGTATGAAATCAAG ATTTGGCCTATTGGAAGGGAAATAAACTGCAAGTGCTTAAGGACACTGTCTGTTTCTGAAGACCGCAGcatctccctgcagcccagacTGCACTTTGATGGTAAATACATAGTGTGCAGTTCAGCACTAGGATTATACCAGTGGGACTTTGCCAGCTATGATATTCTCAG GGTTATCAAGCCTCCAGACTTCTCAAATGTGTCCCTGCTGGGCTTTGGAGAGATATTTGCTCTACTGTTTGACAACAGATACCTGTATATAATGGACTTGAGGACCGAAAAACTGATAAGCCGCTGGCCTTTACCAGAATATAGAAAGTCAAAGAGAGGTTCAAGCTTTTTGGCTGGTGAAATGTCTTGGTTAAATGGACTAAATGGCCAAAATGATACGGGCTTGGTTTTTGCCACCAGTATGCCAGACCATAGTATCCATTTGGTGTTATGGAAAGAACATGGCTGA
- the FBXW2 gene encoding F-box/WD repeat-containing protein 2 isoform X1 gives MEKKDFEAWLDNISIAFLSLTDLQKNETLDHLISLSGAVQLRHLSNNLEILLKRDFLKLLPLELSFYLLKWLDPQTLLTCCLVSKQWNKVISACTEVWQTACKNLGWQIDDSVQDPLHWKKVYLKAILRMKQLKDHEAFETSSLIGHSARVYALYYKDGLLCTGSDDLSAKLWDVSTGQCIYGIQTHTCAAVKFDEQKLVTGSFDNTVACWEWSSGAKTQHFRGHSGAVFSVDYNDELDILVSGSADFTVKVWALSTGTCLNTLTGHTEWVTKVVLQKCKVKSLMHSPGDYILLSADKYEIKIWPIGREINCKCLRTLSVSEDRSISLQPRLHFDGKYIVCSSALGLYQWDFASYDILRVIKPPDFSNVSLLGFGEIFALLFDNRYLYIMDLRTEKLISRWPLPEYRKSKRGSSFLAGEMSWLNGLNGQNDTGLVFATSMPDHSIHLVLWKEHG, from the exons ATGGAGAAAAAGGACTTTGAAGCATGGCTTGATAACATTTCTattgcatttctttctctgacggacttgcagaaaaatgaaactctGGATCACCTGATTAGCTTGAGTGGAGCAGTCCAGCTCAGGCACCTCTCCAATAATCTAGAGATTCTCCTCAAGAGGGACTTCCTCAAACTTCTTCCATTGGAACTTAGTTTTTATCTGTTAAAATGGCTCGATCCACAGACCTTACTCACATGTTGCCTCGTCTCTAAGCAGTGGAACAAGGTTATAAGTGCCTGTACAGAGGTGTGGCAGACTGCATGTAAGAATTTGGGTTGGCAGATAGATGACTCTGTTCAGGATCCTCTGCATTGGAAGAAGGTTTATCTAAAAGCTATTTTAAGGATGAAGCAACTGAAGGACCACGAAGCCTTTGAGACATCCTCTTTAATTGGACACAGTGCCAGAGTATATGCACTTTACTATAAAGATGGACTTCTGTGTACAG GATCAGATGACTTGTCTGCAAAACTGTGGGATGTTAGCACAGGTCAGTGCATATATGGTATCCAGACACACACTTGTGCTGCAGTGAAGTTTGACGAACAAAAGCTTGTAACAGGATCTTTCGATAACACAGTAGCCTGTTGGGAATGGAGCTCTGGGGCAAAGACACAGCATTTTAGAGGACATTCTGGTGCAG TTTTTAGTGTGGATTACAATGATGAACTTGATATTCTGGTCAGTGGTTCTGCAGACTTCACTGTGAAAGTATGGGCCTTATCAACAGGAACGTGCCTGAATACCCTTACTGGACACACAGAATGGGTCACTAAG GTCGTTTTGCAGAAGTGCAAAGTCAAATCTCTTATGCATAGTCCTGGGGATTATATTCTCCTAAGTGCAGATAAGTATGAAATCAAG ATTTGGCCTATTGGAAGGGAAATAAACTGCAAGTGCTTAAGGACACTGTCTGTTTCTGAAGACCGCAGcatctccctgcagcccagacTGCACTTTGATGGTAAATACATAGTGTGCAGTTCAGCACTAGGATTATACCAGTGGGACTTTGCCAGCTATGATATTCTCAG GGTTATCAAGCCTCCAGACTTCTCAAATGTGTCCCTGCTGGGCTTTGGAGAGATATTTGCTCTACTGTTTGACAACAGATACCTGTATATAATGGACTTGAGGACCGAAAAACTGATAAGCCGCTGGCCTTTACCAGAATATAGAAAGTCAAAGAGAGGTTCAAGCTTTTTGGCTGGTGAAATGTCTTGGTTAAATGGACTAAATGGCCAAAATGATACGGGCTTGGTTTTTGCCACCAGTATGCCAGACCATAGTATCCATTTGGTGTTATGGAAAGAACATGGCTGA
- the FBXW2 gene encoding F-box/WD repeat-containing protein 2 isoform X2, with the protein MEKKDFEAWLDNISIAFLSLTDLQKNETLDHLISLSGAVQLRHLSNNLEILLKRDFLKLLPLELSFYLLKWLDPQTLLTCCLVSKQWNKVISACTEVWQTACKNLGWQIDDSVQDPLHWKKVYLKAILRMKQLKDHEAFETSSLIGHSARVYALYYKDGLLCTGSDDLSAKLWDVSTGQCIYGIQTHTCAAVKFDEQKLVTGSFDNTVACWEWSSGAKTQHFRGHSGAVFSVDYNDELDILVSGSADFTVKVWALSTGTCLNTLTGHTEWVTKVVLQKCKVKSLMHSPGDYILLSADKYEIKIWPIGREINCKCLRTLSVSEDRSISLQPRLHFDGLSSLQTSQMCPCWALERYLLYCLTTDTCI; encoded by the exons ATGGAGAAAAAGGACTTTGAAGCATGGCTTGATAACATTTCTattgcatttctttctctgacggacttgcagaaaaatgaaactctGGATCACCTGATTAGCTTGAGTGGAGCAGTCCAGCTCAGGCACCTCTCCAATAATCTAGAGATTCTCCTCAAGAGGGACTTCCTCAAACTTCTTCCATTGGAACTTAGTTTTTATCTGTTAAAATGGCTCGATCCACAGACCTTACTCACATGTTGCCTCGTCTCTAAGCAGTGGAACAAGGTTATAAGTGCCTGTACAGAGGTGTGGCAGACTGCATGTAAGAATTTGGGTTGGCAGATAGATGACTCTGTTCAGGATCCTCTGCATTGGAAGAAGGTTTATCTAAAAGCTATTTTAAGGATGAAGCAACTGAAGGACCACGAAGCCTTTGAGACATCCTCTTTAATTGGACACAGTGCCAGAGTATATGCACTTTACTATAAAGATGGACTTCTGTGTACAG GATCAGATGACTTGTCTGCAAAACTGTGGGATGTTAGCACAGGTCAGTGCATATATGGTATCCAGACACACACTTGTGCTGCAGTGAAGTTTGACGAACAAAAGCTTGTAACAGGATCTTTCGATAACACAGTAGCCTGTTGGGAATGGAGCTCTGGGGCAAAGACACAGCATTTTAGAGGACATTCTGGTGCAG TTTTTAGTGTGGATTACAATGATGAACTTGATATTCTGGTCAGTGGTTCTGCAGACTTCACTGTGAAAGTATGGGCCTTATCAACAGGAACGTGCCTGAATACCCTTACTGGACACACAGAATGGGTCACTAAG GTCGTTTTGCAGAAGTGCAAAGTCAAATCTCTTATGCATAGTCCTGGGGATTATATTCTCCTAAGTGCAGATAAGTATGAAATCAAG ATTTGGCCTATTGGAAGGGAAATAAACTGCAAGTGCTTAAGGACACTGTCTGTTTCTGAAGACCGCAGcatctccctgcagcccagacTGCACTTTGATG GGTTATCAAGCCTCCAGACTTCTCAAATGTGTCCCTGCTGGGCTTTGGAGAGATATTTGCTCTACTGTTTGACAACAGATACCTGTATATAA